In the genome of Carnobacterium viridans, one region contains:
- a CDS encoding peptide chain release factor 3, whose amino-acid sequence MESYLKDEVESRKTFAIISHPDAGKTTITEQLLLFGGAIRQAGTVKGKKSGKFAKSDWMEIEKQRGISVTSSVMQFDYKDKRINILDTPGHEDFSEDTYRTLMAVDSAVMVIDSAKGIEPQTKKLFKVCRMRGIPIFTFINKLDRDGREPLDLLEELEEVLEIDSYPMNWPIGMGKGLLGLYDNYNKTIEVHRPEINGLNGQKVIKLNKDGEIEGDHPLKDSSLYTQALEDIELLNEAGNEFSEEKIAAGKLTPVFFGSALTNFGVETFLNTFINFAPSPTAHTATDGEKIEPTTNEFSGFIFKIQANMNPAHRDRIAFVRICSGIFDRGIDVTLARTNKKMKLSNSTQFMAETREVVQHAVAGDIIGLYDTGNFQIGDTIFEGKLNVEYEKLPQFTPEMFMKVQAKNVMKQKSFHKGVQQLVQEGAIQLYKTFHTEDYIVGAVGQLQFEVFQYRMLNEYNSEIIMSPMGNKIARWIKPEDLDENMSSSRNLLVRDRFGNPLFLFENQFALRWFADKYPDVELTSLL is encoded by the coding sequence ATGGAAAGCTATTTGAAAGATGAAGTAGAGTCACGAAAAACATTTGCAATTATTTCCCATCCGGATGCAGGTAAAACGACCATCACAGAACAATTATTGTTATTTGGTGGAGCAATTCGTCAAGCTGGTACGGTCAAAGGGAAAAAATCTGGGAAATTTGCTAAATCAGATTGGATGGAAATAGAAAAGCAACGTGGGATTTCTGTAACCAGCTCTGTGATGCAGTTTGATTATAAAGACAAAAGAATCAATATTTTAGATACACCAGGACACGAGGACTTTTCTGAAGATACGTATCGTACATTGATGGCCGTTGATAGTGCAGTGATGGTTATTGACAGTGCAAAAGGTATTGAGCCTCAAACAAAAAAACTATTTAAAGTTTGTCGTATGCGTGGCATTCCAATTTTCACATTCATCAATAAATTGGACCGTGATGGAAGAGAACCACTTGATTTATTAGAAGAATTGGAAGAAGTATTGGAGATTGATTCTTATCCAATGAATTGGCCTATCGGTATGGGAAAAGGTCTTTTAGGTCTTTATGATAACTATAACAAGACAATTGAAGTGCATCGTCCTGAAATTAATGGTTTAAATGGACAAAAAGTCATCAAATTGAATAAAGATGGAGAAATCGAAGGTGATCATCCACTTAAAGATTCTAGTTTATATACTCAAGCTTTAGAGGACATTGAATTGTTGAATGAAGCAGGTAATGAATTTTCCGAAGAAAAAATTGCTGCTGGAAAATTAACACCTGTATTCTTTGGATCAGCATTGACCAATTTTGGAGTAGAAACATTCTTAAATACGTTTATTAATTTTGCGCCAAGTCCAACAGCTCATACTGCAACGGATGGTGAAAAAATTGAACCGACGACAAATGAATTTTCTGGTTTTATATTTAAAATCCAAGCTAATATGAATCCTGCCCATCGAGATCGAATTGCTTTTGTGCGTATTTGTTCAGGGATTTTTGATCGTGGAATTGATGTTACTTTAGCGAGAACAAATAAAAAAATGAAACTATCAAATTCAACCCAGTTTATGGCCGAAACACGTGAAGTTGTGCAACACGCTGTAGCAGGGGATATTATTGGACTTTATGATACTGGGAATTTCCAAATAGGGGATACGATTTTTGAAGGTAAATTAAATGTAGAATATGAAAAACTTCCTCAATTTACTCCAGAAATGTTCATGAAAGTTCAAGCTAAAAATGTTATGAAACAAAAATCATTCCATAAAGGTGTACAACAATTGGTTCAAGAAGGAGCTATTCAATTGTACAAAACATTCCATACGGAAGATTATATTGTTGGAGCAGTTGGACAATTGCAATTTGAAGTTTTTCAATACCGAATGTTAAATGAATACAATTCTGAAATTATTATGTCACCAATGGGGAATAAAATTGCGCGTTGGATCAAACCAGAAGATTTGGATGAGAATATGTCTTCCAGCCGTAATTTATTGGTGCGTGACCGTTTTGGCAATCCATTGTTCTTATTTGAAAATCAATTTGCGCTTCGTTGGTTTGCAGATAAATATCCGGATGTTGAGTTAACATCATTACTATAA
- a CDS encoding DUF1827 family protein, whose product MKLIDVTNNHSELVMEQLENTDANFVKVFSLGPTTVIYSGAPTHKDVLLLNKVRNIKNAEISFALENILETTLDNVEILHAPHIVELSIPVYE is encoded by the coding sequence ATGAAACTAATAGACGTTACAAATAATCATTCTGAACTAGTAATGGAACAACTAGAAAATACTGATGCTAATTTTGTGAAAGTTTTTTCTCTAGGTCCGACTACTGTCATTTATTCAGGTGCTCCAACGCATAAAGATGTTCTTTTATTAAACAAAGTACGCAATATAAAAAATGCGGAAATTAGCTTTGCGTTAGAAAATATACTTGAAACAACATTAGATAATGTTGAAATCTTACACGCACCACATATTGTTGAACTATCTATTCCTGTTTACGAATAA
- a CDS encoding TrkH family potassium uptake protein, producing the protein MNIYKYITRLSNQFSSIQLIVLYYFIVVIAASILLALPIFRNPGMELSFIDLIFTAVSTISVTGLTTINLGETYNIAGVILMQFLFMLGSLGVMMVSTSFMLIRRKKVSLKQRQLIMTDMNQPRLSGTVRLIRNTVLIILGFEFIGGLILSTYFFLFSNWPLKEVLFQGFFTSFSAVANVGVDLTGKVLIPFHDDYFVQFIIMLLIIVGGIGFPVLLEIKDFLQYHKMKKTLPFRFSLFTKITVFSFFILLFGGALCIWLLEYNQFFKGMSFTESAFYSFFYSVTTRNAGLMTTSLGNFSEGSLLLFSILMFIGASPSSVGGGIRTTTLAIVMVYLISFIRGHDQVSLFKRRIERDDVQKSITVFILSMILCLFSIMVLSVSESHDLITLIVEVTSAFGTTGLSLGITPTLTVVGKLIIIVLMFIGRIGMLYMLMLLVPKHKADKNYHYPTEKIIIG; encoded by the coding sequence TTGAATATTTATAAATATATAACTCGTTTGTCTAATCAATTTTCTTCCATTCAATTGATTGTACTGTATTATTTCATTGTCGTCATAGCTGCTAGTATCCTTTTAGCATTACCTATATTTAGAAATCCGGGGATGGAACTTTCTTTTATTGATTTGATTTTTACAGCTGTTAGTACTATTAGCGTAACAGGACTAACTACAATTAATTTAGGAGAAACTTATAATATTGCCGGTGTGATTCTTATGCAATTTTTATTTATGTTAGGAAGTTTAGGGGTAATGATGGTTTCGACTTCCTTTATGCTCATTAGAAGAAAAAAGGTTTCTTTGAAACAGCGACAACTTATCATGACAGATATGAATCAACCTAGGCTGAGTGGAACAGTTCGATTAATACGCAACACAGTGCTTATTATTTTAGGATTTGAGTTTATTGGTGGATTGATTTTAAGTACTTATTTTTTCCTTTTTTCAAACTGGCCACTAAAAGAAGTTTTATTCCAAGGATTTTTCACGAGTTTTTCAGCAGTTGCAAATGTCGGTGTAGACCTTACAGGGAAAGTACTGATTCCATTTCATGATGATTATTTTGTTCAATTCATTATTATGCTGTTAATCATCGTAGGTGGAATCGGTTTTCCGGTATTATTAGAAATAAAAGATTTTTTACAGTATCATAAAATGAAAAAAACATTGCCTTTTCGTTTTTCTTTATTTACTAAAATTACAGTCTTTTCCTTTTTTATTTTATTATTCGGTGGAGCGCTTTGTATTTGGTTGTTAGAATACAATCAATTTTTTAAAGGCATGTCGTTTACAGAAAGTGCTTTTTATTCTTTCTTTTATTCGGTAACTACTAGAAATGCAGGTCTTATGACTACATCGTTAGGCAATTTTAGTGAAGGAAGCTTGTTGCTGTTTTCTATTTTGATGTTCATTGGAGCAAGTCCTAGTTCTGTAGGTGGGGGAATACGAACCACTACGTTAGCAATTGTGATGGTTTACTTAATTTCTTTTATTAGAGGTCATGATCAAGTTTCGTTATTTAAGCGTCGCATTGAACGAGACGATGTGCAAAAATCCATTACGGTCTTTATTTTGTCTATGATTTTGTGTCTATTTAGTATCATGGTGTTAAGTGTTAGTGAATCACATGATCTGATCACGCTCATTGTAGAGGTGACTTCGGCGTTTGGAACAACCGGATTGTCATTAGGGATAACACCTACTCTTACAGTAGTAGGCAAATTGATTATTATTGTGTTAATGTTTATCGGAAGAATAGGAATGTTATATATGTTGATGCTGTTGGTTCCTAAACATAAAGCAGATAAAAATTATCATTACCCGACTGAAAAAATCATTATAGGATAA
- a CDS encoding ATP-dependent Clp protease ATP-binding subunit, with protein MLCQNCNQREATIHLYTNMNGQKGQLDVCQNCYQLIKDAQNRGEIRNSRTPQDPFGFGNLDQFFRSMQHAQNNNFQQNNPDAPPTQNGSGGQPPINKIPGLLGEYGTNLTEAARSGAIDPVIGRDKEIERVIEILNRRTKNNPVLTGEPGVGKTAVVEGLAQKIIDGDVPQKLLGKEVIRLDVASLVQGTGIRGQFEERMQQLMDELKKNPQIILFIDEVHEIVGAGSAEGSMDAGNMLKPALARGELQMVGATTLREYRTIEKDAALERRMQPVRVSEPSIEETITILKGLQKKYEDYHHVHYTNEAITSAVNLSNRYIQDRFLPDKAIDLLDESGSKKNLTIQVVDPKQLEDKIAEAAQQKQLALQQEDYEKAAFYRDQAKKFSTMRDQQKPDSDEPTVTEQDMIEIIEMKTNIPVGELKEKEQEQLRNLGEDLKKHVIGQDEAIEKVSRAIRRNRIGFNSKNRPIGSFLFVGPTGVGKTELAKQLALELFGSKEAYIRFDMSEYMEKHSVSKLIGSPPGYVGYDEAGQLTEKVRHNPYSLILLDEIEKAHPDVLHMFLQILDDGRLTDAQGRTVSFKDTIIIMTSNAGTGNVEASVGFGAATSGTQKSVLNHLTDYFKPEFINRFDGIVEFNSLTKENLLYIVDLLIADVNDMLEHQGISIEVDQSAKEKLVELGYDPKLGARPLRRVIQEQIEDRIADFYLDYPSVKELVAKTDQDKNLIVEAKETALAESAVEEIEKPDTEI; from the coding sequence ATGTTATGTCAAAATTGTAACCAACGTGAAGCAACTATCCATTTGTATACCAATATGAATGGCCAAAAAGGTCAATTAGATGTTTGTCAAAATTGCTACCAATTGATTAAAGACGCACAAAATCGTGGAGAAATTAGAAACAGCCGCACACCACAAGACCCATTTGGTTTTGGTAACTTAGATCAATTTTTCCGTTCAATGCAACATGCACAAAACAATAATTTCCAACAAAATAATCCTGACGCCCCTCCGACTCAAAACGGTTCTGGAGGACAACCACCTATTAATAAGATACCTGGTCTTTTAGGTGAATATGGAACAAATTTAACTGAAGCTGCTCGATCAGGTGCTATTGATCCCGTTATAGGACGTGACAAGGAAATTGAACGCGTAATTGAAATTTTAAACCGCCGTACTAAAAATAATCCTGTCTTAACTGGAGAACCCGGTGTTGGTAAAACAGCTGTTGTAGAAGGCTTAGCACAAAAAATTATTGACGGTGATGTTCCTCAAAAATTATTAGGTAAAGAAGTTATTCGTCTAGATGTCGCTTCATTAGTTCAAGGAACTGGTATTCGTGGACAATTCGAGGAGCGGATGCAACAATTAATGGATGAATTGAAGAAAAATCCACAAATTATTTTATTTATTGACGAAGTTCATGAAATTGTTGGAGCCGGAAGCGCAGAAGGAAGTATGGATGCTGGAAATATGCTTAAACCCGCTCTTGCACGTGGTGAATTGCAAATGGTTGGAGCAACTACTTTAAGAGAATATCGTACAATTGAAAAAGACGCTGCATTAGAACGTCGTATGCAACCTGTACGCGTAAGCGAACCGTCTATTGAAGAGACGATCACCATTCTTAAAGGACTGCAAAAAAAATACGAAGATTATCATCACGTTCATTATACAAACGAAGCAATTACAAGCGCCGTAAATCTTTCTAATCGTTATATTCAGGATCGGTTTTTACCAGATAAAGCAATCGATTTACTAGATGAATCAGGTTCTAAAAAGAACTTAACGATACAAGTTGTTGATCCTAAACAACTAGAAGATAAAATCGCAGAAGCTGCTCAACAAAAACAATTAGCTTTACAGCAAGAAGATTATGAAAAAGCTGCTTTTTATCGTGATCAGGCTAAAAAATTCTCTACTATGCGTGATCAGCAAAAACCAGATTCAGATGAACCTACTGTAACCGAACAAGATATGATTGAAATCATTGAAATGAAAACAAATATTCCAGTAGGCGAATTAAAAGAAAAGGAACAAGAACAATTGCGTAATCTAGGAGAAGATTTAAAGAAACACGTTATTGGACAAGATGAAGCAATTGAAAAAGTTTCTAGAGCAATACGCAGAAATCGAATAGGATTTAATAGTAAAAATCGCCCAATCGGTTCTTTCCTTTTTGTTGGACCTACAGGAGTCGGAAAAACTGAATTAGCTAAACAATTAGCGCTAGAACTTTTCGGTAGTAAAGAAGCTTATATCCGTTTTGATATGAGTGAATATATGGAGAAGCATAGTGTCTCTAAATTGATTGGTTCTCCTCCAGGATACGTTGGCTATGATGAAGCAGGTCAATTGACTGAAAAGGTTCGTCATAATCCTTATAGTCTCATTTTATTAGATGAAATCGAGAAAGCTCATCCAGATGTTTTGCATATGTTCTTACAGATTTTAGACGATGGCAGATTGACCGATGCTCAAGGACGTACGGTGAGCTTCAAAGATACCATCATCATTATGACAAGTAACGCGGGTACCGGTAATGTAGAAGCAAGTGTCGGTTTTGGTGCTGCCACTTCTGGTACTCAAAAATCGGTTTTAAATCATTTAACGGATTACTTCAAACCCGAGTTTATTAACCGGTTTGATGGCATCGTCGAATTTAACTCACTTACAAAAGAAAACTTACTGTATATTGTAGATTTATTGATAGCAGATGTGAATGATATGCTCGAACATCAAGGTATATCCATAGAAGTTGATCAGTCTGCTAAAGAAAAATTAGTCGAATTAGGCTATGATCCAAAACTAGGTGCTCGTCCCTTACGTCGTGTCATTCAAGAACAAATTGAAGACCGTATTGCTGATTTTTATCTTGATTACCCTTCTGTGAAAGAATTAGTAGCAAAAACAGATCAAGATAAGAATCTAATTGTAGAAGCAAAAGAAACTGCTTTAGCAGAATCTGCTGTTGAAGAAATTGAGAAACCAGATACTGAAATTTAA
- a CDS encoding phosphocarrier protein HPr: protein MEKREFHVVAETGIHARPATLLVQTASKYSSDINLEYKGKSVNLKSIMGVMSLGVGQGAEVTISADGSDEAEALSGIEETMKKEGLAE, encoded by the coding sequence ATGGAAAAACGCGAATTTCATGTAGTAGCTGAAACAGGTATCCATGCACGTCCAGCAACATTATTAGTACAAACAGCAAGCAAATATAGCTCAGATATCAACTTAGAATACAAGGGTAAATCAGTAAACTTAAAATCAATCATGGGTGTTATGTCTTTAGGTGTTGGTCAAGGCGCTGAAGTAACTATCTCTGCTGATGGTTCAGATGAAGCTGAAGCTCTTTCAGGAATCGAAGAAACTATGAAGAAAGAAGGCTTAGCTGAATAA
- the ptsP gene encoding phosphoenolpyruvate--protein phosphotransferase has protein sequence MVEKLKGIAASDGIAVAKAYLLTEPDLTFNKITVENSDSEIDRLKSALNEASKELEIIRSKAAESLGEEEAQVFDAHLMVLSDPELIGSIESSIVDNKINAESGLKEVTDMFIGMFEGMEDNPYMQERAADIKDVTKRVLSHLLGVKLPNPSMIDEEVIVVAHDLTPSDTAQLNRQFVKAFVTDIGGRTSHSAIMARSLEIPAIVGTKEITSFVKEGDLIIIDGLEGDVIVHPESTDVATYETKAKAFADQKAEWDKLKDEPTITADGKHIELAANIGTPKDLVGVKSNGGEAVGLYRTEFLYMDSPDFPTEEAQFEAYKEVLEGMEGKAVVVRTMDIGGDKELPYLTLPHEMNPFLGYRAIRICLAQPDMFRTQLRALLRASVFGQLRIMFPMIATLQEFRQAKEMLMEEKAKLVSEGVDVSNDIEVGIMIEIPAAAIIADKFAKEVDFFSIGTNDLIQYTMAADRMNERVSYLYQPYNPSILRLIKNVIDASHKEGKWTGMCGEMAGDQTAVPLLVGLGLDEFSMSASSILKTRSLMKRLDTKQMAELADKAINDCDTADEVITLVEAYTK, from the coding sequence ATGGTTGAAAAATTAAAAGGGATCGCAGCAAGTGACGGTATTGCAGTAGCAAAAGCTTACTTACTAACTGAACCCGATTTAACTTTCAACAAAATTACAGTTGAGAACTCTGATTCAGAAATTGACCGCTTAAAATCGGCATTAAACGAAGCATCAAAAGAACTTGAGATCATTCGGTCTAAAGCAGCAGAATCTTTAGGTGAAGAAGAAGCCCAAGTTTTTGATGCTCATTTAATGGTTCTTTCTGATCCAGAATTAATCGGGAGTATCGAAAGCTCAATCGTCGACAACAAGATCAACGCAGAAAGCGGTTTAAAAGAAGTAACAGATATGTTTATTGGTATGTTTGAAGGCATGGAAGACAATCCTTATATGCAAGAACGTGCAGCCGATATCAAAGATGTTACTAAACGTGTATTGAGCCATTTGTTAGGTGTCAAACTTCCTAATCCTTCAATGATTGATGAAGAAGTAATTGTAGTTGCACATGACTTAACACCAAGTGATACGGCTCAATTAAACCGTCAATTTGTTAAAGCCTTTGTTACAGACATTGGTGGACGTACTTCACATTCAGCTATTATGGCTCGTTCGTTAGAAATTCCTGCAATTGTAGGAACGAAAGAAATCACTTCTTTTGTTAAAGAAGGAGATCTTATCATCATTGATGGTTTAGAAGGCGATGTAATCGTCCACCCTGAATCAACAGATGTTGCAACTTACGAAACAAAAGCTAAAGCTTTTGCTGATCAAAAAGCTGAGTGGGATAAATTAAAAGATGAACCAACAATAACTGCAGATGGAAAGCACATTGAACTAGCTGCAAATATTGGAACTCCAAAAGATTTAGTGGGTGTAAAAAGTAACGGTGGAGAAGCTGTTGGATTATACCGTACAGAATTCCTTTATATGGATTCACCTGATTTTCCTACAGAAGAAGCTCAGTTTGAAGCCTATAAAGAAGTTTTAGAAGGTATGGAAGGTAAAGCTGTTGTTGTCCGTACCATGGACATTGGTGGCGATAAAGAATTGCCTTACCTAACATTGCCACACGAAATGAATCCTTTCCTAGGGTACCGTGCCATTCGTATTTGTTTAGCACAACCGGACATGTTTAGAACGCAATTGCGTGCATTACTACGTGCGTCTGTTTTTGGACAATTACGTATTATGTTCCCAATGATTGCGACTTTGCAAGAATTCCGTCAAGCTAAAGAGATGCTTATGGAAGAAAAAGCTAAATTAGTAAGTGAAGGCGTAGATGTTTCAAATGATATCGAAGTTGGTATCATGATTGAAATTCCTGCAGCTGCTATTATTGCAGATAAATTTGCTAAAGAAGTTGATTTCTTCAGTATTGGTACAAATGATTTGATTCAATACACTATGGCTGCTGACCGTATGAACGAACGCGTTTCTTATCTGTACCAACCATATAACCCATCAATTTTACGTTTAATCAAAAATGTTATTGATGCTTCTCATAAAGAAGGAAAATGGACTGGTATGTGTGGAGAAATGGCTGGAGATCAAACTGCAGTGCCACTTCTTGTAGGCTTAGGACTAGACGAGTTTTCTATGAGTGCTTCAAGTATTCTTAAAACACGTAGTCTAATGAAACGTCTAGATACAAAACAAATGGCTGAGTTAGCTGATAAAGCAATCAATGATTGTGACACTGCTGATGAAGTTATAACACTTGTTGAAGCGTACACTAAATAA
- a CDS encoding NAD(P)-dependent oxidoreductase, with translation MTKTIGFIGTGVMGSSIVKHLLAADYAVTVHNRTKSKTDELIQLGAKWADSPAEVTAKSEIVFTIVGYPQDVEQTYFGENGIFTTATQNHILVDMTTSTPTLAQKVYQEGKERGIEVLDAPVSGGDLGAKNGTLTIMVGGEERTYEKVRPIFNVFSAKVNLQGGAGSGQHTKMANQIMIAGTMMGMAELLAYANAADLDLEKVLDTVGGGSAQNWSLSNYGPRILKEDYTAGFFVKHFIKDLKIALDESEKMNLDLPSTRLAKQLYEDLALKGFENDGTQAIIKLWWTEGKRQ, from the coding sequence ATGACAAAAACTATCGGATTTATTGGAACTGGGGTTATGGGTTCTTCCATTGTCAAACACTTATTAGCAGCTGATTATGCTGTAACAGTGCATAACCGCACCAAAAGTAAAACGGATGAATTGATTCAATTAGGAGCTAAATGGGCTGATTCACCAGCTGAGGTAACGGCTAAGAGTGAAATTGTTTTTACAATTGTTGGGTATCCGCAAGATGTAGAACAAACTTATTTTGGTGAAAACGGAATTTTTACAACAGCAACCCAAAATCATATTTTAGTGGATATGACAACGAGTACACCTACATTAGCTCAAAAAGTGTATCAAGAAGGTAAAGAACGAGGAATTGAAGTTCTAGACGCTCCCGTATCTGGAGGAGATCTAGGCGCTAAGAATGGGACGTTGACCATTATGGTTGGTGGGGAAGAAAGAACGTATGAAAAAGTAAGACCTATTTTTAACGTATTTTCTGCTAAAGTAAATTTACAAGGTGGAGCGGGTAGTGGACAGCATACAAAAATGGCGAACCAGATTATGATTGCTGGCACAATGATGGGAATGGCAGAACTTTTAGCGTATGCTAATGCTGCAGATTTAGACCTTGAAAAAGTATTGGATACAGTTGGAGGAGGAAGCGCACAAAATTGGTCATTATCAAATTACGGACCAAGAATTCTTAAAGAAGATTACACAGCTGGTTTTTTTGTAAAACACTTTATCAAAGATTTGAAAATTGCATTGGATGAGTCTGAAAAGATGAATTTAGATTTGCCTTCTACACGTTTAGCTAAACAATTATATGAAGATTTAGCGCTAAAAGGCTTTGAAAATGATGGAACACAAGCGATTATTAAGTTATGGTGGACAGAAGGAAAACGCCAATAA
- a CDS encoding pyridoxal phosphate-dependent aminotransferase has product MNPLQERFNDQIYKIEVSDIRKFDERVSPIEGMLKLTLGAPDFNTPDHIKEAAIEAINNNESHYTGMAGAIQLRGAASEFLKKKYSLSYDPINEILVTIGATEAISASLLAILNPGDKILVPSPIFPGYEPLITLSQATPIFIDTSVNGFVLTPQMIEDTMIEHGSSVKAIILNYPTNPTGVTYTREEVKALAEVLKKHGLFVISDEIYSELTYDNEHVSIAEYLREQTILINGLSKSHAMTGWRIGFIFAPKELTAQIIKVHQYLVTCATSISQKAALAALTVGIDDALPMKKEYQKRRDYLYEELIQLGFEVARPNGAFYLFAKIPKEYIQNSMDFCVDLAEKNKLALIPGSAFGDAGEGYIRLSYAASMENLVEAVKRLKSYTLSHSKTV; this is encoded by the coding sequence ATGAATCCATTACAAGAACGTTTTAACGATCAAATCTATAAAATCGAAGTTTCAGATATCCGTAAATTCGATGAACGTGTGTCGCCAATAGAAGGCATGCTTAAATTGACTTTAGGAGCACCAGACTTCAATACACCCGATCACATTAAAGAAGCCGCTATAGAAGCTATTAATAATAATGAGTCCCATTATACAGGTATGGCTGGTGCTATTCAGCTACGAGGGGCAGCTTCTGAGTTTCTTAAAAAGAAATATTCTCTTTCTTACGATCCTATAAATGAAATTTTAGTAACCATTGGTGCTACTGAAGCCATCTCCGCTTCTTTATTAGCTATTTTAAACCCAGGTGATAAAATATTGGTACCTTCCCCAATATTTCCTGGCTATGAACCCTTGATTACTTTAAGCCAAGCAACACCTATTTTTATAGACACGAGCGTAAATGGTTTTGTCTTAACTCCTCAGATGATTGAGGATACAATGATCGAACATGGCAGCTCTGTAAAAGCCATTATTTTAAATTATCCAACTAATCCAACAGGTGTAACTTACACGCGTGAAGAAGTCAAAGCTCTAGCTGAAGTCCTGAAAAAACACGGTTTATTTGTTATAAGCGATGAAATATATAGCGAGTTAACTTACGACAATGAGCATGTCTCTATCGCCGAGTACTTAAGAGAACAAACGATTCTCATTAATGGTCTTTCAAAGTCACATGCAATGACCGGTTGGAGAATCGGGTTTATCTTTGCACCAAAAGAACTTACTGCACAAATTATTAAAGTACACCAATATTTAGTTACATGTGCCACTTCAATTTCTCAAAAAGCTGCTTTAGCTGCTTTAACTGTTGGAATAGATGATGCTCTTCCTATGAAAAAAGAATATCAGAAGAGAAGAGATTACCTTTATGAAGAATTGATTCAATTAGGATTTGAAGTAGCACGTCCTAATGGTGCTTTTTATCTTTTTGCAAAAATTCCGAAAGAGTACATCCAAAATAGCATGGATTTTTGTGTGGATTTAGCTGAAAAAAATAAGCTAGCTTTAATCCCAGGTTCAGCTTTTGGAGATGCAGGTGAAGGTTATATCCGTCTAAGCTATGCTGCCAGCATGGAAAACTTAGTAGAAGCTGTTAAGCGATTGAAGAGCTATACACTCTCTCATTCTAAAACTGTATAG
- a CDS encoding YkuJ family protein: MTTSQLVGIIRRLEAMLEDTESEVQVRRFEKEGNERCVITYDAKSETFELLETSTQQVYQFDDVDLVAMEIFELLQD; this comes from the coding sequence ATGACAACTTCACAATTAGTAGGAATTATTCGCCGATTGGAAGCTATGCTAGAAGATACAGAAAGTGAAGTTCAAGTTCGTCGATTTGAAAAAGAAGGAAACGAACGTTGTGTTATTACGTATGATGCAAAATCTGAAACATTTGAATTATTAGAAACTTCTACTCAGCAAGTTTATCAATTTGATGATGTAGACTTAGTTGCTATGGAAATATTTGAATTACTTCAAGATTAA